One region of Candidatus Cloacimonadota bacterium genomic DNA includes:
- a CDS encoding DUF47 family protein, which yields MALVLKTTKFVESQIDSFLDIISDSALLFQLGVEDYLKGRFEQFEERLSQIRENEKKADELRVAVERYLYERTLIPENRGDVLAILENTDEVMDNIKDTLMQFSIEMPQIPEILDDLWMQTTHASTAAVEHLTYAVRSFFRDLGQVNNYIHKVYFFEREADQMGEKLRRLIFAQDLDLALKTHLRWFAIHTEKISDYAQAVCDRLAIYTIKRQL from the coding sequence ATGGCACTGGTGTTGAAAACCACGAAGTTTGTCGAATCTCAAATCGACAGCTTTTTGGATATAATCAGCGATTCCGCGCTGCTTTTTCAGCTTGGCGTGGAGGATTATCTCAAGGGGCGTTTCGAACAGTTTGAAGAACGCCTGTCCCAGATTCGCGAAAACGAAAAAAAGGCGGATGAACTGCGGGTGGCGGTGGAGCGTTATCTTTATGAGCGCACTCTGATTCCCGAAAACCGGGGCGATGTTTTGGCGATTTTGGAAAACACGGACGAGGTGATGGACAACATCAAGGACACGCTGATGCAATTTTCCATCGAAATGCCGCAAATACCTGAGATTCTGGATGATTTGTGGATGCAAACCACCCACGCCAGCACCGCCGCGGTGGAGCATCTCACCTATGCCGTCCGCTCTTTTTTCCGGGATTTGGGACAGGTGAACAACTATATTCACAAGGTCTATTTCTTTGAGCGCGAAGCAGACCAGATGGGAGAAAAGCTGCGCCGGCTGATTTTCGCGCAGGATTTGGATTTGGCGTTGAAAACCCATCTGCGCTGGTTCGCCATCCACACGGAAAAGATTTCGGATTATGCCCAGGCCGTTTGTGACCGCCTGGCAATCTACACCATCAAGAGACAGCTTTAA
- a CDS encoding helicase — MSNFITNTGSAQLKTRLVTLIKESQELKFLVGFFYFSGINELIEGLKANPDLSMKILVGLNVDSQTYGLVEYAEKTSKKRIERVEDYHASVLEAINNDLFDNETFYEQANYILDQIISDRIILRKTSRPNHAKLYLFNLKETQVVSQGLFITGSSNLSKAGLSDREEFNVEISDYGFEEAEKYFDELWKTAIKITETDAEKTKLIHNIREKTLLKSVHPFDAYMFVVKTWLDSFHKHSSDRRISILLERKGYKSFKYQTDAVSQALSIIEDNGGVILADVVGLGKSIIASLIALKLEKRGMVICPPGLIGDDSAGSGWKKYKEDFELYDWEVRSGGDLDGIIEYIGNTDGIEVIIVDEAHRYRNSRTQTYEKLKTICRGRIVILLTATPFNNSPADILSLLSLFIVPKKSNITLGDNLVDIFRSYNNLFEALAFIRKHWQSKNPEKLQKATRLYAAIFGEDKINKSKVLARAALLSKQIREVIEPVTIRRNRLDLMNDPDYRDEVKKLSKIDNPQEWYYNLTPQQSAFYDDVIELYFTDDTESAERFKGPIYTPYRYEGDTENEEKLSRQEQIDRLNQNNLFNLMRRQMVKRFESSFGAFRQSIVNIRETYEKIKEFIKGSNGRYLLNRELINRVDCDDPDEIDEMLRQFAEENKDEDSQKFRIYDVNKFALKDEFFADIESDIRLFDKIIDEIDALALVEDDPKRSALLQNVESALQTVPQKREPKPKLVIFSEYADTIKYLEPTLKEKFPNRVLVITGKSSKHLLEEVNANFDAAHPKSKRHDKYDLLLTTDKLSEGFNLNRAAMVINYDIPWNPVRVIQRVGRINRISKKVFDTLHITNFFPTEKGADIVKSREIASHKMFMIHQTLGEDARIFDADEEPSPAKLFAKVQAHPDSLEQESLYTKLKKLLRLWEKEHPDRVKALDEMPIRVKTAKPFNTDSLIMFIRKGKLFSVCKDFMDENEQLMPLPIEEALRMIECGPDTQQLPLSDDFWQNYNLLKEEAPKFSYKQSQQSNSAKAFNFLSYLLEQDNAELMPWRAFIIMLRDDIENYGTLPENTLKNISAWENSGEPDYQMIAQELEKLSATLGANYLKKVKDGLKAYEQQVIVAVENRIWK; from the coding sequence ATGAGCAATTTCATCACCAACACGGGCAGCGCCCAGTTAAAGACCAGGCTTGTCACCCTCATCAAGGAAAGCCAGGAACTCAAGTTTCTGGTGGGTTTCTTTTATTTTTCCGGCATCAACGAGTTGATTGAAGGCCTGAAGGCAAACCCCGATCTTTCCATGAAGATATTGGTTGGGCTGAATGTGGATTCCCAGACTTATGGCTTGGTTGAATATGCTGAAAAAACCAGCAAAAAGAGGATTGAACGCGTTGAAGACTATCATGCTTCGGTGCTTGAGGCCATCAATAACGACCTTTTCGACAACGAAACATTCTATGAACAGGCAAACTATATCCTGGACCAAATCATCAGCGACAGAATCATCCTCCGCAAAACTTCCAGACCAAACCACGCCAAGCTCTATCTGTTCAATCTGAAAGAAACCCAGGTGGTAAGCCAGGGTCTTTTCATCACGGGAAGCAGCAATCTCAGCAAAGCGGGTTTAAGCGACCGGGAAGAATTCAACGTCGAAATCTCGGATTACGGCTTTGAAGAGGCGGAAAAATACTTTGATGAGCTCTGGAAAACTGCCATCAAAATCACAGAAACGGATGCTGAAAAAACCAAACTCATCCACAACATTCGTGAAAAAACACTCCTCAAATCCGTCCATCCCTTTGATGCCTATATGTTTGTGGTGAAAACATGGCTGGATAGTTTCCACAAACATTCCTCGGATAGACGCATCTCAATCCTCTTGGAGCGAAAAGGCTACAAATCCTTTAAATACCAGACAGATGCCGTCTCCCAGGCTCTTTCCATCATTGAGGATAATGGCGGGGTCATTTTGGCGGACGTGGTTGGTTTGGGCAAATCCATCATCGCTTCCCTAATCGCCCTAAAGCTGGAAAAAAGAGGAATGGTCATCTGTCCACCAGGCTTGATAGGAGACGACAGCGCAGGCTCAGGCTGGAAAAAATACAAGGAAGATTTTGAATTATACGATTGGGAAGTGCGTTCCGGGGGCGATTTGGATGGAATCATTGAATACATCGGCAATACCGATGGCATCGAAGTGATAATTGTGGACGAAGCGCACCGCTATCGCAATAGCAGAACCCAAACCTATGAAAAACTAAAAACCATCTGCCGGGGCAGAATCGTGATTCTACTCACCGCCACTCCGTTCAACAATTCCCCCGCGGACATCCTCTCCCTGCTCAGCCTGTTTATCGTTCCCAAAAAATCCAACATCACCCTGGGTGACAACCTGGTGGATATCTTCCGCTCTTACAACAACTTGTTCGAAGCCCTTGCCTTCATTCGCAAACACTGGCAGTCAAAAAACCCCGAAAAACTCCAGAAAGCCACAAGGCTATACGCAGCCATCTTTGGCGAAGATAAAATCAATAAATCCAAAGTGCTTGCCAGAGCTGCCCTGCTCTCAAAGCAAATCAGGGAAGTGATTGAACCGGTCACGATTAGAAGAAACAGGCTGGACCTGATGAACGACCCGGACTATCGGGATGAAGTTAAAAAACTCTCCAAAATCGACAATCCCCAGGAATGGTATTACAACCTCACCCCCCAGCAATCCGCATTCTACGACGATGTGATTGAGCTTTATTTCACAGACGACACCGAAAGCGCTGAGAGGTTCAAAGGCCCCATCTACACGCCCTACCGCTATGAAGGCGACACCGAAAATGAAGAAAAACTCAGCCGTCAGGAACAGATAGACCGCTTGAACCAAAACAACCTTTTCAACCTCATGCGCCGCCAAATGGTGAAACGCTTTGAAAGTTCTTTTGGCGCTTTTCGCCAGAGCATTGTCAACATCAGGGAAACCTATGAAAAAATCAAAGAATTCATCAAGGGCTCAAATGGCAGATACTTGCTGAATCGCGAGCTGATAAACAGGGTTGATTGTGATGACCCGGATGAGATTGATGAAATGCTGCGCCAGTTTGCGGAAGAAAACAAAGATGAAGACAGCCAAAAATTCAGGATTTACGATGTGAACAAATTCGCCCTCAAAGATGAGTTTTTTGCCGACATCGAATCCGACATCAGGTTGTTTGATAAAATAATCGACGAAATTGACGCTCTGGCTCTGGTGGAAGATGACCCTAAACGCTCAGCCCTCTTGCAAAACGTGGAAAGCGCTCTCCAGACGGTTCCCCAAAAGCGTGAGCCAAAGCCAAAGCTGGTGATTTTTTCGGAGTATGCCGACACGATCAAATACCTGGAACCGACCCTGAAAGAGAAATTCCCAAACCGGGTTCTGGTGATAACTGGAAAATCCAGCAAACATCTTCTGGAAGAGGTAAACGCGAATTTTGACGCCGCCCATCCCAAATCCAAACGACATGATAAATATGACCTGCTGCTCACAACAGACAAGCTTTCCGAAGGCTTCAACCTGAACCGGGCTGCCATGGTGATAAATTACGACATTCCCTGGAACCCTGTGCGAGTGATACAGCGGGTTGGCCGCATCAACAGGATTAGCAAAAAGGTGTTCGACACCCTCCACATCACAAATTTCTTCCCAACGGAAAAGGGCGCGGATATAGTTAAGAGCCGTGAAATCGCTTCCCACAAAATGTTTATGATTCATCAAACCTTGGGAGAAGACGCCCGCATTTTCGACGCCGATGAAGAGCCCAGCCCCGCCAAGCTTTTTGCCAAGGTGCAGGCTCATCCCGATAGCTTGGAACAGGAAAGCCTCTACACAAAACTCAAAAAACTGCTGCGCCTCTGGGAAAAAGAGCATCCCGACCGCGTGAAAGCCTTGGATGAAATGCCCATCCGGGTCAAAACCGCCAAACCCTTCAATACTGATTCCCTGATTATGTTCATCCGCAAGGGAAAGCTCTTCAGTGTCTGCAAGGATTTCATGGATGAAAACGAACAACTGATGCCTCTGCCCATCGAGGAAGCGCTCCGGATGATTGAATGTGGTCCGGATACACAGCAATTGCCTCTCAGCGATGATTTTTGGCAGAATTACAACCTGCTGAAAGAGGAAGCCCCCAAATTCAGCTACAAACAATCCCAACAGAGCAATTCCGCCAAGGCATTCAATTTCCTGTCCTACCTCCTGGAACAGGATAATGCTGAACTCATGCCCTGGCGTGCTTTCATCATCATGCTGCGGGACGACATTGAAAACTATGGCACTCTCCCGGAAAACACCCTCAAAAACATCAGCGCCTGGGAAAACAGTGGTGAGCCTGATTATCAAATGATTGCCCAGGAACTTGAAAAACTGAGCGCCACCCTCGGCGCCAACTATCTGAAAAAGGTAAAGGACGGCCTGAAAGCCTATGAACAGCAGGTGATTGTGGCTGTGGAGAACCGGATATGGAAATAA
- a CDS encoding inorganic phosphate transporter, translating into MIYIYLISGLFIGWTLGANNIGTIFGAAVTTRMIKFSQAALIASVFYFLGAVFEGSGPSGTLGRLGSVDALGGAFTVALAAALIVLAVVRTGIPISISQSIVGALVAWNFFSGRLTDYHSLITIASSWVVSFLASAAFAALLFHIVRRWVNRSKRHLLEQDMITRWLLVIFGALGSYFLGANTIASAVGVFVPVSPFPDLSLGPFMISGVQFLYILGALSVVLGIYTFSHRVMGTVGKDIFQLSPVTALVALIAETIVLFMFSSQGLQNLLHSLGLPAIPLVTISSTHVIVGAVTGIGLAMGGKNIRYSVLGKVSLAWLAAPVMAFAFAFVALFITQNVFELQIHLPLVYTVDKEAVMEIERRELDSKGLSFVNLRSFKSEMELYKELTLDKTYSRDEAKEIVSICEVYPLQVNMELLYKRGLQRRLKPEQVEALQELEERKYKRRWELAQALAEDASWQGVAQPESPAQEAQNARLEGELDLLYKVFYLPPEPESGK; encoded by the coding sequence ATGATATACATTTACCTGATTAGCGGACTTTTTATCGGCTGGACCCTGGGCGCCAATAATATCGGCACCATTTTTGGGGCAGCCGTCACCACCCGCATGATAAAATTCAGCCAAGCCGCGCTGATTGCTTCCGTTTTCTATTTTTTGGGCGCGGTTTTTGAGGGAAGCGGGCCTTCGGGAACCCTGGGCCGATTGGGTTCGGTTGACGCCCTGGGCGGAGCTTTCACCGTGGCGCTGGCTGCCGCGCTGATTGTTTTGGCAGTGGTGCGCACCGGGATCCCGATTTCCATTTCCCAATCAATCGTGGGCGCGCTGGTGGCATGGAACTTTTTCAGCGGCAGACTCACAGACTATCATTCACTGATCACCATCGCGAGCAGTTGGGTGGTCTCGTTTTTGGCTTCGGCGGCGTTCGCGGCTCTCTTGTTCCACATCGTGAGGCGCTGGGTGAACCGCAGTAAACGCCATCTTTTGGAACAGGATATGATAACCCGCTGGCTGTTGGTGATTTTCGGCGCGCTGGGCTCATATTTTCTGGGCGCGAACACGATTGCCAGTGCCGTGGGCGTGTTTGTTCCGGTTTCGCCTTTTCCGGATTTGAGCCTGGGACCCTTCATGATTAGCGGGGTTCAATTTCTGTATATTCTTGGCGCGCTGTCGGTTGTGCTGGGCATCTACACATTTTCCCACCGCGTGATGGGTACCGTGGGCAAGGATATTTTCCAGCTTTCCCCGGTGACGGCTCTGGTGGCGCTGATTGCGGAAACCATTGTGCTGTTCATGTTTTCATCCCAAGGCTTGCAGAACCTGCTGCATTCGCTGGGGCTTCCCGCCATTCCGCTGGTGACGATTTCCTCCACCCACGTGATTGTGGGCGCGGTCACCGGAATCGGGCTTGCCATGGGAGGTAAAAACATACGCTACAGCGTTTTGGGCAAAGTTTCCCTGGCTTGGCTGGCGGCGCCGGTGATGGCATTCGCCTTTGCCTTCGTGGCACTGTTCATCACCCAGAATGTGTTTGAGCTGCAAATCCATTTGCCATTGGTCTATACCGTTGATAAGGAAGCGGTTATGGAGATTGAACGCCGCGAACTGGACAGCAAGGGGCTGAGCTTTGTGAACCTGCGCAGTTTTAAGAGCGAAATGGAACTGTATAAAGAACTTACGCTGGATAAAACCTACAGCCGGGATGAGGCGAAGGAAATCGTTTCCATCTGCGAGGTTTATCCCCTGCAAGTGAATATGGAACTTTTATATAAACGCGGCTTGCAGCGGCGCTTGAAACCCGAGCAAGTGGAAGCCCTGCAAGAACTTGAGGAACGTAAATACAAACGCAGGTGGGAACTGGCACAGGCTTTGGCAGAAGATGCTTCCTGGCAGGGTGTTGCCCAGCCTGAAAGTCCCGCCCAGGAAGCTCAAAATGCCAGGCTGGAAGGCGAACTCGACCTGCTTTACAAAGTTTTTTATCTGCCTCCGGAGCCGGAGAGCGGCAAATAG